One genomic window of Cannabis sativa cultivar Pink pepper isolate KNU-18-1 chromosome 2, ASM2916894v1, whole genome shotgun sequence includes the following:
- the LOC133035075 gene encoding uncharacterized protein LOC133035075, giving the protein MLSPQGRGAREDELFTEEKMALIPNSLKWMIHEFLRLKDKRDIITISVPRGFIAPRTQILLSGEDLQQVATCNYIGNQGMLFGMMHIWESINGLRKIFKFYDPELLTVHGINDEEQSQSFDDAARRLANWLSLMNNNHQMFFIPWNIGMHWTLVVVAPRKIIHLNPVKGRPIPEEIEQMIGRAFMYIGDAHQYLGPWQGISQANCPRQPKSQECGFYVLKYITDIVARANPNRYIQDQKAFGGKKQYDPKTELLPLQRKWIEQLMAVIHGDD; this is encoded by the exons atgctttctccacaaggccgtggtgcacgggaagatgagttattcacggaagagaagatggcgttgatccctaattcgctaaaatggatgattcatgaattcctaaggctcaaagataaacgtgatataatcacaatttctgtcccccgaggattcattgcaccgcgtacccagatcctgctttctggagaggatttgcagcaggttgctacgtgtaactacatcggcaaccagggaatgctgtttggaatgat gcacatatgggagagcatcaacggtctgagaaaaattttcaagttttacgacccagagcttctcacagtgcatgggatcaacgatgaagaacagagtcagtcttttgacgatgcggcaagacgattggctaattggttatcattaatgaacaacaaccaccaaatgttctttattccttggaatatcgg gatgcattggacgctagtggtggttgcgccaaggaaaattatccatttaaaccctgtaaaaggccgcccaattcccgaagaaatagaacaaatgatcggaag ggcattcatgtatataggggacgcacatcagtatcttggcccgtggcaaggaatttcacaagcaaactgtccaagacaacctaaaagccaagaatgcggtttttatgttttgaaatatatcactgacatcgtcgcacgtgccaaccccaaccgttacatacaagatcaaaaagct tttgggggtaagaagcaatacgatccaaaaacagaattgttaccactacagcgaaagtggatcgaacaattgatggcggtgattcacggtgacgattga